One window from the genome of Pseudomonas frederiksbergensis encodes:
- a CDS encoding acyl-CoA dehydrogenase: MAGKASFNWIDPLLLDQQLTEEERMIRDTAEQFAQQKLAPRVLEAFRHEKTDPAIFREMGEVGLLGATIPEQYGGSGLNYVSYGLIAREVERVDSGYRSMMSVQSSLVMVPINEFGTEAQKQKYLPKLASGEWIGCFGLTEPNHGSDPGAMITRARKVEGGYSLTGSKMWITNSPIADVFVVWGKDDAGDIRGFVLEKGWKGLSAPAIHGKVGLRASITGEIVMDNVFVPEENIFPDVRGLKGPFTCLNSARYGISWGALGAAEFCWHTARQYTLDRQQFGRPLAANQLIQKKLADMQTEITLALQGCLRLGRMKDEGSAAVEITSIMKRNSCGKSLDIARMARDMLGGNGISDEFGIARHLVNLEVVNTYEGTHDVHALILGRAQTGIQAFY, encoded by the coding sequence ATGGCCGGTAAAGCGAGCTTCAATTGGATCGACCCACTGTTGCTGGACCAGCAGCTCACTGAAGAGGAGCGCATGATTCGCGACACTGCCGAACAGTTCGCTCAGCAGAAGCTTGCGCCTCGAGTCCTGGAAGCGTTCCGCCATGAAAAGACCGATCCAGCGATTTTCCGTGAAATGGGTGAGGTGGGTCTCCTGGGGGCAACCATTCCCGAGCAATATGGCGGCAGCGGATTGAACTACGTCAGCTACGGCCTGATTGCCAGGGAAGTGGAGCGCGTCGATTCCGGCTATCGCTCGATGATGAGTGTGCAGTCCTCACTGGTCATGGTGCCCATCAATGAATTCGGGACTGAGGCACAAAAACAGAAGTATCTACCGAAGCTGGCTTCGGGCGAGTGGATCGGCTGTTTTGGCTTGACTGAACCAAACCACGGTTCTGACCCGGGCGCGATGATTACCCGTGCGCGCAAAGTGGAAGGCGGCTACAGCCTGACGGGAAGCAAGATGTGGATCACCAACAGCCCAATCGCTGACGTGTTTGTCGTTTGGGGTAAAGACGACGCTGGCGATATTCGCGGCTTCGTCCTGGAAAAAGGTTGGAAGGGCCTGAGTGCGCCGGCTATTCATGGCAAGGTCGGCCTGCGTGCGTCGATTACGGGCGAAATCGTCATGGACAACGTGTTCGTTCCAGAAGAGAACATTTTTCCAGACGTGCGTGGGCTCAAGGGGCCGTTTACTTGTCTGAACTCGGCGCGCTATGGCATCTCCTGGGGCGCGTTGGGGGCTGCTGAGTTTTGCTGGCACACCGCTCGCCAATACACGCTGGATCGGCAGCAATTCGGACGCCCGCTGGCGGCGAATCAATTGATCCAGAAGAAGCTGGCCGACATGCAGACTGAAATCACTCTCGCGCTGCAAGGCTGCTTGCGCCTGGGGCGCATGAAGGATGAAGGCTCGGCGGCGGTGGAAATTACCTCGATCATGAAGCGCAATTCCTGCGGCAAGTCCTTGGATATCGCGCGTATGGCGCGTGACATGTTGGGTGGCAATGGTATTTCCGACGAGTTCGGCATTGCTCGTCACCTGGTGAACCTGGAGGTGGTGAACACCTACGAAGGCACCCATGACGTCCATGCGCTGATCCTGGGGCGCGCGCAAACCGGTATTCAGGCGTTCTATTAA
- a CDS encoding CaiB/BaiF CoA transferase family protein has translation MGALSHLRVLDLSRVLAGPWAGQILADLGADVIKVERPGNGDDTRAWGPPFLKDAYGENTTEAAYYLSANRNKQSVTIDFTRPEGQKLVRELAAKSDILIENFKVGGLAAYGLDYDSLKAINPQLIYCSITGFGQTGPYAKRAGYDFMIQGLGGLMSLTGRPEGEEGAGPVKVGVALTDILTGLYSTAAILAALAHRDHAGGGQHIDMALLDVQVACLANQAMNYLTTGKAPKRLGNAHPNIVPYQDFPTADGDFILTVGNDGQFRKFAEVAGQPQWADDPRFATNKMRVANRAALIPLIRQATVFKTTAEWVVQLEQAGVPCGPINDLAQTFADPQVQARGLAIELPHALAGTVPQVASPIRLSNTPIEYRNAPPLLGEHTMEVLQRVLGLDSAAVATLRDSGVL, from the coding sequence ATGGGCGCGCTTTCGCATCTGCGGGTATTGGATTTATCCAGGGTCCTGGCTGGGCCTTGGGCTGGACAGATCCTGGCGGACCTGGGGGCAGATGTCATCAAGGTCGAGCGTCCCGGCAACGGTGACGATACGCGTGCGTGGGGGCCGCCCTTCCTGAAAGATGCCTATGGCGAGAACACGACCGAGGCGGCTTATTACCTGTCGGCCAATCGCAACAAGCAATCGGTCACTATCGATTTCACTCGTCCCGAGGGGCAGAAGCTGGTTCGGGAGCTGGCGGCGAAGTCCGACATCCTGATCGAAAACTTCAAGGTGGGTGGGCTCGCTGCATACGGTCTGGATTACGACTCCTTAAAGGCTATCAACCCGCAGTTGATCTATTGCTCGATCACCGGTTTCGGGCAGACGGGGCCGTACGCCAAGCGCGCAGGGTATGACTTCATGATCCAAGGGCTGGGAGGCTTGATGAGCCTTACCGGTCGACCGGAAGGAGAGGAGGGCGCTGGGCCGGTCAAAGTCGGAGTTGCGCTGACCGATATCCTGACCGGCCTGTATTCAACCGCTGCCATCCTCGCGGCATTGGCTCATCGCGATCATGCCGGCGGCGGGCAGCATATCGATATGGCTTTACTGGATGTCCAGGTGGCCTGTCTGGCCAACCAGGCGATGAACTATTTGACCACTGGCAAGGCGCCGAAGCGCTTGGGAAATGCGCATCCGAATATCGTGCCCTATCAGGATTTTCCTACGGCTGATGGTGACTTCATTCTTACGGTGGGCAACGACGGTCAGTTCCGAAAATTCGCCGAGGTGGCCGGTCAGCCGCAATGGGCAGATGATCCTCGATTCGCGACAAACAAAATGAGGGTTGCAAACCGGGCGGCCTTGATCCCATTGATACGCCAGGCGACGGTATTCAAGACGACAGCCGAGTGGGTGGTTCAGCTGGAGCAGGCTGGAGTGCCGTGCGGCCCTATCAATGATTTGGCCCAGACGTTTGCGGATCCTCAGGTGCAGGCTCGTGGATTGGCAATCGAGTTGCCCCACGCGTTGGCCGGTACGGTGCCTCAGGTAGCCAGTCCTATTCGCTTATCCAATACGCCGATCGAATACAGAAATGCACCTCCTTTATTGGGGGAGCACACAATGGAGGTGCTGCAGCGGGTGTTGGGGTTGGACAGTGCGGCGGTAGCGACCCTGCGTGATTCTGGCGTCCTATAG
- a CDS encoding YdgA family protein yields MNKSASVLLGIVVVIGAISAGGAWYTGTKLEGVLNTAIADSNKQIQTALAGSNGTASIELVSLDRGTFSSTAHYRLKGEGEMFGGEPVELLFVDNIEHGPLPFSRLMTLKWLPVMATSHTELERTPLTEKWFVAAKDKSPLKGVFNLGYDQSTNGTFELLPLDTKLDEQSQLIFSGLKIDVAASAQAQKLKADGYMDSFKLTTVAEDQTPVQVEFGGLTLASNLTKSTYGYYMGDNTLLLSNSKTSFGEQKSVLGLKNFEMKNNSSENGTSASGRADYKIGELSFNDKVIGSAQMAVSLKNLDIPATMSLMQVYQAKLQPYEKAAAEAAEAGEPAPELELTEAEEAQVKADLEKLLAGAPQVALENLSFSTANGESRASLIVDLAKPQSMDLPPDELGRQLLALLDFKVKVSKPMLVDLLTVQAQMEGQTDAKLIADQATATSDMFSAMAVGTELAKLEGNDVVTNLHYANNQVDFNGQKMTVEQFSAFVMSKLGGGVAVQ; encoded by the coding sequence ATGAATAAATCAGCAAGCGTACTTCTCGGAATTGTTGTGGTTATCGGTGCTATCAGTGCAGGTGGCGCCTGGTATACCGGCACGAAGCTGGAAGGAGTGCTGAATACCGCGATTGCCGACAGCAACAAGCAGATTCAAACGGCGTTGGCCGGCTCCAACGGTACCGCGTCGATCGAGCTGGTGTCCTTGGACCGGGGGACATTCAGCAGTACCGCTCATTATCGTCTCAAGGGCGAAGGCGAGATGTTTGGCGGCGAACCCGTTGAGCTGCTGTTCGTTGACAATATCGAACACGGACCGCTGCCGTTCTCCCGTCTGATGACGCTCAAATGGCTGCCGGTCATGGCGACCAGCCACACCGAGCTGGAGCGGACTCCGCTGACCGAAAAGTGGTTTGTCGCCGCCAAGGACAAATCGCCGCTCAAAGGCGTGTTCAACCTGGGCTACGACCAGTCCACAAACGGTACATTCGAGCTGCTGCCGCTGGATACCAAACTGGATGAACAATCCCAGCTCATCTTCTCCGGCTTGAAAATCGATGTGGCCGCCAGCGCCCAAGCGCAGAAGCTCAAGGCCGACGGCTATATGGACAGTTTCAAGCTGACCACCGTCGCCGAAGATCAGACACCGGTGCAAGTCGAGTTCGGCGGCTTGACGTTGGCCAGCAACCTGACCAAGAGCACCTACGGCTATTACATGGGTGATAACACCCTGCTGTTGAGCAACAGCAAAACCAGTTTCGGCGAACAGAAATCGGTACTGGGCCTGAAGAACTTCGAAATGAAGAACAACAGCTCTGAAAACGGTACCAGCGCTTCGGGGCGTGCCGACTACAAGATCGGCGAGTTGTCGTTCAACGATAAAGTCATCGGTTCGGCGCAGATGGCAGTAAGCCTGAAGAACCTGGACATCCCGGCCACCATGTCGCTGATGCAGGTCTACCAGGCCAAACTGCAGCCATACGAAAAAGCCGCTGCCGAGGCGGCTGAAGCCGGTGAGCCGGCGCCAGAGCTGGAGCTGACCGAGGCGGAAGAGGCGCAGGTCAAGGCAGACCTGGAGAAACTCCTCGCTGGCGCCCCGCAAGTCGCCCTGGAGAACCTGTCGTTCAGTACTGCAAACGGTGAAAGCCGCGCGAGCCTGATCGTAGACCTGGCCAAGCCGCAATCCATGGACCTGCCGCCGGATGAACTGGGCCGTCAGTTGCTCGCCTTGCTGGATTTCAAGGTGAAGGTGTCCAAGCCAATGCTGGTGGACCTGCTGACCGTGCAGGCGCAAATGGAAGGCCAGACGGACGCCAAGCTGATCGCTGACCAGGCCACCGCCACCAGCGACATGTTCAGCGCCATGGCTGTGGGTACCGAGCTGGCGAAGCTGGAAGGCAACGACGTGGTCACCAACTTGCACTACGCGAACAATCAAGTCGATTTCAACGGCCAGAAAATGACCGTTGAACAATTCTCGGCGTTTGTAATGAGTAAGTTGGGCGGCGGCGTCGCCGTTCAGTAA
- a CDS encoding LysR family transcriptional regulator — translation MRRKIPSTAALVSFEAAARHESFTKAAQELSLTQGAICRQIASLEEFLSVELFRRSRRGVKLTEAGLSYSRRIATQLDAVERDTLSVMGHTGANVIELAVVPTFGTQWLLPRLKDFQKRHPEVTVNLTNRTRPFLFADTDFDAAIYFGDADWSGTESHKLMGENPMPVCSPALLGSRNALTPDAIAELPLLQQTTRPYAWRQWFSSQHLNVARDLTGPRYELFSMLAQAAMHDMGIALIPPFLIQRELAERRLVIANRNALSSIKAYYLMIPERKVESASLRAFRDWLVNQAEGYLLE, via the coding sequence ATGCGTCGCAAGATTCCCAGCACCGCCGCCCTGGTCAGTTTCGAGGCCGCGGCCCGCCACGAAAGCTTTACCAAGGCCGCGCAGGAGCTTTCGCTCACCCAGGGAGCGATCTGCCGCCAGATCGCGAGCCTGGAAGAATTCTTGAGTGTGGAACTGTTTCGACGCTCAAGACGCGGCGTAAAGCTGACCGAAGCAGGCCTTTCTTATAGTCGCAGGATTGCCACGCAGCTGGACGCGGTCGAGCGCGACACCCTTTCAGTCATGGGCCATACCGGCGCAAACGTAATCGAACTGGCCGTGGTCCCGACGTTCGGCACCCAGTGGTTGTTGCCACGCTTGAAGGACTTTCAGAAGCGGCATCCCGAAGTCACGGTCAACCTTACCAACCGAACACGCCCCTTCCTCTTTGCCGACACCGACTTTGATGCGGCGATCTATTTCGGCGACGCCGATTGGTCCGGTACCGAATCCCACAAATTGATGGGCGAAAATCCGATGCCGGTGTGCAGCCCCGCATTGCTGGGCAGTCGGAACGCACTGACACCGGACGCCATCGCTGAATTGCCGTTGCTTCAGCAGACCACCCGCCCCTACGCGTGGCGCCAGTGGTTCAGCTCTCAGCATCTAAACGTCGCACGAGACCTGACAGGCCCGCGCTATGAACTATTCTCCATGCTCGCCCAAGCGGCCATGCATGACATGGGAATCGCATTGATCCCGCCTTTCCTGATCCAGCGCGAATTGGCAGAGCGCCGCTTGGTAATCGCGAACCGCAATGCCTTATCGAGCATCAAGGCCTATTACCTGATGATCCCGGAGCGAAAGGTGGAATCTGCATCGCTCCGAGCATTTCGCGACTGGCTGGTCAATCAAGCAGAAGGTTATCTCCTTGAATAA
- the pgaA gene encoding poly-beta-1,6 N-acetyl-D-glucosamine export porin PgaA, translating into MPRTVGPLIQFGLRPLFRVALCSQLCWSVAALADPAYDQMVLDARSGHYAPALTALRQVPTEQASTAQISDHLQIASWAGLDAEVVNVYETQGRYRDLPVQALTAAARAYRNLKRWDPAIELYRRALAIDPRNADLQLGLALTQADAGKPDEAVSRAKALVAAKPDDPMRRLALGYALTRADNPYEALFEYDQAFIRAGNNKPEVAREYVYALQRARLPEPALRLARLQPGLIDRGVQRRLEGDVAAERVRLADMASRSEKERFVIADRALADYDKLLATWSPVAEAHEDVLRWRIDRMGALNARARRAEAIAEYQKLVDEGISIPTYALRWVASSYLEQREPEIAIELYRRVLTAPDADPADRFEDSTALYYALLESEKSEEARALAEDLAKAQPPRVELKGLPIGNPNDEWMDAQLLAAQAGTYGADLPSAEARLESLVYEGPGNIGLRLAQADLYQARDWPRRSESLLKEVEATTPRNRDLEIAQARAAMDLQEWRQMDALTDDVVARYPENAHVKRLQRQREVHDMAELRIEAYTGKSYGGGNGDAGAVTGSRDFGIETLLYSPPIDEDWRLFGGAGYATGDFEEGTGHHRWQRLGVERRTRDMTLEAEVSNHSYGSGEKQGARVAMARDINDHWQYGGSLDYLSANTPLRALNSGIRANGGSGFVRWRANESREWRLAVSPSHFSDGNNRLETLLTGREGIYSAPRLQVELGLEVGASRNSGSDEVPYFNPKSDFSVMPTVSANHVLYRRYETTWSQQFQVGAGTYSQRDYSTGAMGLLGYGQRLLWNDVLEAGAALSWLNRPYDGDRESDLRLLVDLTYRF; encoded by the coding sequence ATGCCGCGTACTGTGGGTCCTCTTATTCAATTCGGTTTGCGCCCGTTGTTTCGCGTCGCGCTGTGCAGCCAACTGTGCTGGTCGGTAGCGGCGCTTGCCGATCCCGCGTATGACCAGATGGTGCTTGATGCCCGCTCGGGCCATTACGCGCCTGCGCTGACTGCATTGCGCCAAGTGCCGACCGAGCAAGCCAGTACCGCGCAAATCAGCGATCACCTGCAAATCGCCAGTTGGGCTGGTCTCGATGCCGAAGTGGTAAATGTCTACGAAACCCAAGGTCGTTACCGCGACTTGCCGGTCCAGGCCCTGACCGCAGCAGCCCGGGCCTATCGCAACCTGAAGCGTTGGGATCCGGCGATCGAGTTGTATCGCCGGGCCTTGGCCATCGATCCGCGAAATGCCGACCTGCAACTGGGCCTGGCCTTGACCCAGGCTGATGCCGGCAAGCCCGATGAAGCCGTCAGCCGTGCCAAGGCCCTGGTTGCCGCCAAGCCTGATGATCCGATGCGCCGGCTGGCGTTGGGCTATGCCCTGACGCGCGCTGACAATCCCTACGAAGCGCTGTTCGAATACGATCAAGCCTTCATTCGTGCAGGGAATAACAAGCCTGAAGTCGCACGCGAATACGTCTACGCCTTGCAACGCGCCAGGTTGCCTGAGCCGGCGTTGCGCCTGGCCCGTCTTCAGCCCGGGCTGATCGACCGCGGTGTGCAGCGCCGGCTCGAAGGCGATGTGGCGGCCGAGCGGGTGCGCCTGGCGGATATGGCCAGCCGCAGCGAAAAGGAGCGTTTTGTCATCGCTGACCGTGCGTTGGCCGATTACGACAAGTTGCTCGCCACCTGGTCGCCAGTGGCCGAGGCCCATGAGGACGTGCTGCGGTGGCGAATCGATCGCATGGGTGCCCTCAACGCCCGCGCTCGTCGGGCAGAAGCGATTGCCGAATACCAAAAGCTGGTTGATGAAGGGATCAGCATTCCAACTTATGCCCTGCGGTGGGTGGCCTCTTCCTATCTGGAGCAACGTGAACCGGAAATCGCCATCGAGCTGTACCGCCGCGTACTGACCGCGCCAGATGCCGACCCTGCGGACCGCTTTGAAGACAGTACCGCGCTCTATTACGCCTTGTTGGAAAGCGAAAAATCCGAAGAGGCACGCGCGTTGGCCGAAGATTTGGCGAAAGCGCAGCCGCCTCGGGTGGAACTCAAGGGCCTGCCAATCGGTAACCCCAACGACGAATGGATGGACGCTCAGTTGCTTGCCGCGCAAGCGGGCACTTATGGCGCCGACCTGCCTTCCGCCGAAGCGCGGCTGGAGAGTCTCGTTTATGAGGGGCCCGGTAACATTGGCCTGCGCCTGGCCCAGGCCGATCTGTATCAGGCCCGTGACTGGCCGCGGCGCTCGGAAAGCCTGCTAAAGGAAGTCGAGGCCACGACACCGCGCAATCGCGACTTGGAAATCGCCCAGGCCCGGGCGGCGATGGACCTGCAGGAGTGGCGGCAGATGGATGCGCTCACCGATGACGTGGTTGCACGTTACCCGGAGAACGCCCATGTCAAACGCCTGCAACGCCAGCGGGAGGTCCATGACATGGCCGAATTGCGCATCGAAGCCTATACCGGCAAGAGCTACGGCGGTGGCAACGGCGATGCCGGCGCGGTGACGGGCAGCCGGGATTTCGGTATCGAAACGCTGCTCTACAGCCCGCCCATCGACGAAGACTGGCGCCTGTTCGGCGGTGCCGGCTACGCCACTGGCGACTTCGAAGAAGGCACCGGCCATCATCGATGGCAGCGCCTGGGCGTGGAGCGACGCACCCGTGACATGACCCTGGAGGCGGAAGTCTCCAACCACTCGTACGGTTCCGGTGAAAAACAAGGCGCTCGCGTGGCCATGGCCCGGGACATCAACGATCACTGGCAGTACGGCGGCAGCCTGGATTACCTCTCGGCCAATACGCCGTTGCGGGCCCTCAACAGCGGTATTCGCGCCAATGGCGGGAGCGGTTTCGTTCGCTGGCGCGCCAATGAAAGCCGCGAATGGCGACTGGCGGTGAGCCCGTCTCATTTCAGCGACGGCAACAATCGCCTCGAGACCTTGCTGACCGGCCGCGAGGGCATCTACAGCGCCCCGAGGCTGCAAGTAGAGCTGGGCCTGGAAGTCGGTGCCAGTCGCAACAGCGGTTCCGATGAAGTGCCGTACTTCAATCCGAAGTCGGACTTCAGCGTCATGCCGACCGTGAGCGCCAACCACGTGCTGTACCGCCGCTATGAAACCACTTGGAGCCAACAATTCCAGGTCGGGGCCGGTACCTACAGCCAGCGTGACTACAGCACCGGTGCCATGGGATTGCTCGGCTACGGCCAGCGTCTGCTCTGGAACGATGTGCTCGAAGCCGGGGCCGCGCTGAGCTGGCTCAACCGCCCTTACGACGGCGATCGTGAAAGCGATCTGCGCCTGCTTGTCGACCTCACTTACCGCTTCTAG